One segment of Primulina tabacum isolate GXHZ01 chromosome 14, ASM2559414v2, whole genome shotgun sequence DNA contains the following:
- the LOC142524703 gene encoding LOB domain-containing protein 21-like codes for MKSHEPRSSSSCAACKYLKRRCSPNCQFAPYFRSDEPKKFAKVHKVFGASNVSKILNEVPEDQREDTVNSLAYEAEVRLRDPIYGCIGAIVSLQRKMAELQHDLIVARARLACYYVEQQSSTFLDDEHASLPPCFDFPESNFGIMETFNHSSMPVVDQFSQFQFP; via the coding sequence ATGAAGAGTCATGAACCTCGTTCAAGCTCTTCTTGTGCAGCCTGCAAATACTTGAAGAGAAGATGTAGCCCTAATTGTCAATTCGCCCCATATTTTCGCTCCGACGAGCCTAAGAAGTTCGCCAAGGTACACAAAGTTTTCGGGGCGAGCAACGTTAGCAAGATCCTCAATGAAGTGCCGGAGGATCAGCGAGAGGACACCGTGAATTCTCTTGCCTACGAGGCGGAAGTGAGATTGAGAGACCCGATATACGGTTGCATTGGGGCCATAGTCTCGTTGCAACGAAAGATGGCTGAGCTGCAACATGATCTGATCGTGGCTCGAGCTCGACTCGCTTGCTACTATGTTGAACAACAAAGTAGTACATTTTTAGATGACGAGCATGCTAGTTTGCCTCCATGTTTCGATTTCCCCGAGTCGAATTTCGGCATCATGGAGACCTTCAACCATAGTTCTATGCCCGTCGTTGATCAATTTAGCCAATTTCAATTCCCttaa